The Pecten maximus chromosome 12, xPecMax1.1, whole genome shotgun sequence genome includes a region encoding these proteins:
- the LOC117338788 gene encoding glutaredoxin-3-like yields the protein MAAVREIADVKSFEEVLNSSGSQLVVAHFSAAWAPQCQQMNEVLEELSKDTQIAKCHFLKLEAEDLPELSEKYEIAAVPTFIFFKNKSKLDRLDGANAAELTKKVKTLSSLSNVPVPTQQPIKKQDINERLKMLVNSAPVMVFMKGVPEEPKCGFSRQLMQILNERNVKFSSFNILEDEEVRQGLKKFSNWPTYPQLYANGDLLGGLDIIKELIESGEFESQLPEQVKLEDRLKSLINKAPVMLFMKGDRQTPRCGFSRQVTALLVETGVQYETFDILTDDEVRQGLKKFSNWPTYPQLYVNGELVGGLDIIQQLKESGELENILKEGQ from the exons ATGGCTGCTGTACGCGAAATTGCCGATGTGAAATCATTTGAAGAAGTTTTAAACAGTTCGGGAag CCAACTGGTGGTAGCACATTTCTCAGCCGCATGGGCCCCCCAATGTCAACAAATGAACGAGGTCTTGGAAGAGCTAAGTAAAGATACACAAATAGCCAAGTGTCACTTCCTAAAG TTAGAAGCAGAGGACCTTCCAGAGCTGtcagaaaaatatgaaatagcggctgtacctacatttatatttttcaag aacaaGTCAAAGTTGGACCGGCTTGATGGAGCTAATGCAGCAGAGTTAACTAAGAAAGTGAAAacattatcatcattatcaaaTGTCCCCGTACCAACCCAACAACCTATCAAAAAACAG GACATCAATGAGAGACTGAAGATGTTGGTTAACTCGGCTCCTGTGATGGTCTTCATGAAAGGTGTACCAGAAGAGCCCAAATGTG GATTCAGTCGACAGCTAATGCAAATTCTGAATGAGCGGAATGTTAAATTTAGTTCGTTTAACATCCTTGAGGATGAGGAAGTGCGGCAAG GTTTAAAGAAGTTTTCTAACTGGCCGACATACCCACAGCTCTATGCCAATGGAGATCTACTCGGAGGACTTGATATTATCAAGGAACTCATTGAGTCGGGCGAGTTCGAGTCTCAACTTCCAGAACAAGTAAAACTTGAAGACAG ATTGAAGTCCCTGATCAACAAAGCtcctgtgatgttgtttatGAAAGGTGATCGCCAGACTCCAAGATGTGGATTTAGTCGGCAGGTGACAGCGTTGCTAGTGGAAACAGG agTTCAGTACGAGACCTTTGATATACTGACCGATGATGAGGTGCGACAAGGATTAAAGAAATTCTCTAACTGGCCGACATATCCACAACTATACGTAAACGGGGAGTTAGTCGGTGGGCTTGATATCATCCAG CAATTAAAAGAATCGGGAGAACTGGAGAATATATTAAAGGAAGGACAATAG